Proteins encoded within one genomic window of Rhodothermales bacterium:
- the purS gene encoding phosphoribosylformylglycinamidine synthase subunit PurS, which produces MYKATVNITLRPSILDPQGKATQRALHDLGEAKVENVRIGKFIELWIDAASEKEAEDIATRSCKQLLANAVMEDFHLSVEALPA; this is translated from the coding sequence ATGTATAAGGCGACTGTCAACATCACGCTGCGTCCATCCATTCTGGACCCCCAGGGCAAGGCCACGCAACGCGCGCTGCACGACCTCGGAGAGGCGAAGGTCGAAAACGTGCGCATCGGCAAGTTCATCGAGTTGTGGATCGATGCGGCGTCCGAAAAGGAGGCCGAAGACATCGCCACGCGGTCGTGCAAGCAACTGCTGGCCAATGCCGTCATGGAAGATTTTCACCTCAGCGTCGAAGCCCTGCCGGCTTGA
- the mtaB gene encoding tRNA (N(6)-L-threonylcarbamoyladenosine(37)-C(2))-methylthiotransferase MtaB produces the protein MARVTFYTLGCKLNFAETGALQDAFAERGFAPVAFGEPADVTVVNTCTVTDEADRKCRQVIRRALRANPETFVIVTGCYAQLQPDTIAAIPGVDAVLGAGEKFRLFDVLSSFEKGETSQIHVSCIDDIEVFGPAYNAGERTRAFLKIQDGCDYACAFCTIPLARGRSRSQSIEATVEQAHAIAGRGFREIVLSGVNIGLFGADSGEDLLDLLRRLDAVDGIARYRISSIEPNLLTDAIIDFVAASRAFQPHFHLPLQSGDDEVLGRMRRRYRRSVYTERVERIKAAMPHAGIGADVIVGFPAETDAHFETTAQYLTDLPVSYLHVFTYSERPNTVAVDRLERIGETPVPVPTRTRRNRRLRLLSEKKRQAFYREHLGQRRPVLWEHARHGGLVHGFTDNYIRVEAPHTSGRDDRIEDVLLSAIGENGHVVAGDPAFISLL, from the coding sequence ATGGCGCGCGTAACCTTCTACACGCTCGGATGCAAGCTCAATTTCGCCGAAACGGGCGCGTTGCAGGACGCCTTCGCCGAACGCGGTTTCGCCCCCGTGGCCTTCGGAGAGCCGGCGGATGTGACCGTCGTCAATACCTGCACCGTCACGGATGAGGCCGACCGCAAGTGCCGGCAGGTAATCCGCCGCGCCCTCCGCGCCAACCCGGAGACGTTCGTCATCGTCACCGGCTGTTATGCCCAGCTCCAGCCCGATACGATCGCCGCCATCCCCGGCGTCGACGCCGTCCTGGGCGCCGGCGAAAAATTCCGGTTGTTCGACGTGCTCTCCTCCTTCGAGAAGGGCGAAACGAGCCAGATCCACGTCTCCTGCATCGACGACATCGAGGTATTCGGCCCCGCCTATAATGCCGGCGAGCGGACGCGCGCCTTCCTCAAGATCCAGGACGGATGCGATTATGCCTGCGCATTCTGCACCATCCCCCTGGCCCGTGGCCGCAGCCGCTCGCAATCCATCGAAGCCACCGTGGAACAGGCCCACGCCATCGCCGGCCGCGGGTTTCGGGAGATCGTGCTGAGCGGCGTCAACATCGGCCTCTTCGGGGCGGATAGCGGCGAGGACCTGCTCGACCTGCTCCGCCGGCTCGACGCGGTCGACGGCATCGCGCGGTACCGCATCTCGTCGATCGAACCCAACCTCCTGACCGACGCGATCATCGACTTCGTCGCCGCGTCGCGCGCGTTTCAGCCGCACTTCCACCTGCCGCTCCAGAGCGGAGACGACGAGGTGCTGGGCAGGATGCGCCGGCGGTACCGGCGCTCGGTCTATACCGAACGCGTCGAACGCATCAAGGCCGCCATGCCGCATGCCGGCATCGGGGCCGACGTGATCGTCGGCTTCCCGGCGGAAACCGACGCGCATTTCGAAACGACGGCCCAGTACCTCACCGACCTCCCCGTTTCCTATCTGCACGTCTTCACCTATTCCGAACGCCCCAACACCGTCGCGGTCGACCGGCTCGAACGGATCGGCGAGACGCCCGTGCCCGTACCCACCCGGACGCGCCGCAACCGCCGCCTCCGGCTTCTTTCCGAGAAGAAACGGCAGGCCTTCTACCGCGAGCACCTCGGCCAGCGGCGCCCGGTGCTCTGGGAGCACGCCCGGCACGGAGGGCTCGTGCACGGCTTCACCGACAACTACATCCGCGTCGAGGCGCCGCACACATCCGGCCGCGACGACCGCATCGAAGACGTCCTCCTCAGCGCCATCGGCGAAAACGGCCACGTCGTCGCCGGCGACCCGGCGTTTATTTCCTTGCTTTGA
- the pssA gene encoding CDP-diacylglycerol--serine O-phosphatidyltransferase translates to MAKQRRFRERLSAYRASKGPRPRRQIPRVAVPSFFTLMNLLCGFGAIIQIHEGRFDLAGWLIVFAGFFDALDGMMARLTNATSIFGIELDSLSDIVSFGVAPAFLVYVFGLERFGLLGLIVSALPALCGAVRLARFNISVDTEGDKPEYFSGLPIPIQAAAIVALILNIENARWLDQFSFSSISLLIPFVAALAGLMVSTIPFDALPKPTLRYIRNHPYKFGACALGLLLTIFLQQVGLLISIMVYLLAGLTNAAMRVVRAIMNTPTEASFNNEEYP, encoded by the coding sequence ATGGCCAAGCAGCGACGGTTTCGCGAGCGGCTGTCCGCCTACCGGGCCAGCAAGGGCCCGCGGCCTCGCCGGCAGATCCCGCGCGTCGCCGTGCCGTCGTTCTTCACGCTGATGAACCTGCTGTGCGGGTTCGGCGCCATCATCCAGATCCACGAGGGCCGGTTTGATCTGGCCGGGTGGCTGATCGTCTTCGCCGGCTTTTTTGACGCGCTGGATGGCATGATGGCGCGCCTCACGAACGCGACGAGCATCTTTGGCATCGAATTGGACTCGCTGAGCGACATCGTGTCGTTCGGCGTCGCGCCGGCTTTTCTGGTCTATGTGTTCGGTCTCGAGCGGTTTGGACTGCTCGGCCTGATCGTTTCGGCGCTGCCGGCGTTGTGCGGGGCCGTGCGCCTCGCGCGGTTTAACATCAGCGTGGATACCGAGGGCGACAAGCCGGAGTATTTCAGCGGTCTTCCGATCCCGATTCAGGCCGCGGCCATCGTTGCGCTGATCCTGAACATCGAGAATGCCCGCTGGCTGGATCAGTTCAGTTTCAGCTCGATCTCGCTGCTCATCCCGTTTGTCGCCGCGCTGGCCGGCCTGATGGTGTCGACGATTCCCTTCGACGCGCTGCCCAAGCCGACGCTGCGCTACATCCGGAATCACCCGTACAAGTTCGGCGCCTGCGCGCTGGGCCTGCTGCTTACGATCTTCCTGCAGCAGGTCGGCCTCCTGATTTCCATCATGGTGTACCTGCTGGCCGGCCTTACCAACGCGGCGATGCGTGTGGTGCGGGCCATCATGAACACGCCCACCGAAGCCTCCTTCAACAACGAAGAGTATCCCTGA
- a CDS encoding ParA family protein — MHILTICSHKGGTGKTTTAVNLAAALGLTGYRTLLIDLDPQGFLTSMLGLQQRPSAGSCLELFEPGANLRDIQLTRVGSIDVLPSSTMMTSKMRHLNKATDVFFIKEAMARTNDYELVIFDTAAAITVYSLNALVASNYTLIPVTPEYQPVMGAEQTAETIRVVRDKLNPDLHLPYFVLTQVDARRRVHEKYRDYLIKRYPDQVLDVEIRTCSSLANSYKGGATVFDLDLNSRGAQDYARLTDTLLPILTGQKPDAGTPEDPHVHVMQENNPLRRSA; from the coding sequence ATGCACATTCTTACGATCTGCAGCCACAAGGGAGGCACCGGAAAAACCACGACGGCCGTCAACCTGGCCGCCGCCCTCGGTTTGACCGGCTACCGCACCTTGTTGATCGACCTCGACCCCCAGGGGTTTCTCACGAGTATGCTGGGCCTGCAACAGCGCCCCAGCGCCGGCTCGTGCCTGGAACTGTTCGAACCCGGGGCCAACCTGCGGGACATCCAGCTCACGCGGGTGGGCTCGATCGATGTACTGCCCAGCTCCACCATGATGACGAGCAAGATGCGCCACCTGAACAAGGCGACGGATGTGTTCTTCATCAAGGAAGCCATGGCGCGGACGAACGACTACGAACTCGTCATCTTCGACACGGCCGCCGCGATCACCGTCTACAGCCTCAACGCCCTTGTCGCCTCGAACTACACCCTCATCCCGGTCACGCCGGAGTATCAGCCGGTGATGGGCGCCGAGCAGACGGCGGAAACGATCCGCGTCGTGCGCGACAAGCTCAACCCGGATCTCCACCTCCCCTACTTCGTGCTGACGCAGGTCGACGCCCGCCGGCGCGTGCACGAGAAATACCGCGACTACCTCATCAAGCGCTACCCCGACCAGGTGCTCGACGTGGAGATCCGCACCTGCTCCTCCCTCGCCAACTCCTACAAGGGCGGCGCCACCGTGTTCGACCTCGACCTGAATTCACGCGGCGCCCAGGACTACGCCCGGCTCACCGATACGCTCCTCCCCATCCTCACCGGCCAAAAACCCGACGCCGGCACGCCGGAGGATCCGCACGTGCACGTCATGCAGGAAAACAATCCGCTGCGCCGCAGCGCGTGA
- a CDS encoding sigma-70 family RNA polymerase sigma factor produces the protein MPEPQSTPETPAYADEAALIERIRAGEREAFRDIVDRYKDRVASVVIGMIGPGDEAEDIGQETFIRFYRSIASFRGDASIATYLHRIAVNLSLNALKRRQRARQRLAPAEPDELASLSATDQTDRTVLAIEKRRFIQGAIEQLPPAFRSVIVLRLIEGFSTRETADVLDVPLGTVLSRLSRAQSRLRELLNPYLHDDERA, from the coding sequence TTGCCTGAACCCCAATCCACGCCAGAGACGCCGGCGTATGCCGATGAGGCGGCGCTGATCGAACGGATCCGCGCCGGCGAGCGCGAGGCGTTTCGAGACATCGTCGATCGCTACAAGGATCGCGTGGCCTCGGTGGTGATCGGCATGATCGGCCCCGGCGACGAGGCCGAAGACATCGGCCAGGAGACGTTTATCCGGTTTTACCGGTCGATCGCTTCGTTTCGCGGCGACGCATCGATCGCCACCTACCTGCATCGGATCGCGGTCAACTTGTCGCTGAATGCGCTGAAACGCCGGCAACGCGCCCGGCAGCGGCTGGCTCCGGCCGAGCCCGACGAACTGGCGAGCCTGTCGGCAACGGATCAGACCGACCGCACCGTCCTCGCGATTGAAAAACGACGTTTTATCCAGGGCGCCATCGAACAGCTGCCGCCGGCGTTTCGCTCCGTGATCGTACTGCGGCTCATCGAGGGCTTTTCAACCCGGGAAACGGCCGACGTCCTCGACGTCCCGCTGGGCACGGTGCTCTCCCGGCTTTCCCGGGCGCAGTCCCGGCTACGCGAGTTGCTCAACCCTTACCTCCACGACGATGAACGAGCTTGA
- a CDS encoding serpin family protein: MKSTLHSLIRRLPVVALAGALAVLMPACDTVEDDSPDLRALTANERSLVTAGNAFGLDLYHTLSADAPQDNLFISPVSVAQALGMTANGAAGETLDEMVAVLGTGSMTLPELNQASQSLTAFLTGLDPLVQTSIANSIWHEATFRPEAAFIETNRTYYDATVKALDFASPQSVQTINNWVADKTNDRIDEIIDAIPPEAVMYLINAIYFKGTWTYQFKEEATLNEPFTNRDGTQAIAPLMRMKAEVPYQSRDAFDAIDLPYGNGQYRMTVVLPASTASLPELIAGLDADAWSALVDGFAPAEVNVVLPRFRVAYQQALNDALKALGMERAFEGGVADFSGIEKDRGRELFISRVLHKSFVEVNEEGTEAAAVTAVEVGTTSVGPNDGQEIFFRADRPFVYAIREAHSGAILFIGTLNSL, from the coding sequence ATGAAATCAACGTTGCATTCCCTCATCCGTCGACTTCCCGTCGTCGCCCTCGCAGGCGCCCTCGCGGTGCTGATGCCGGCGTGCGACACGGTGGAAGACGACAGCCCCGACCTCCGCGCCCTCACCGCGAACGAACGATCGCTGGTGACCGCCGGCAACGCGTTCGGGCTCGACCTCTACCATACCCTTTCCGCGGATGCGCCGCAGGACAATCTGTTTATTTCACCCGTGAGTGTCGCGCAGGCGCTCGGGATGACCGCGAACGGAGCCGCCGGGGAAACGCTGGACGAAATGGTCGCCGTGCTGGGCACCGGCTCCATGACCCTGCCGGAACTGAACCAGGCATCGCAATCCCTCACCGCCTTTCTGACGGGTCTGGATCCCCTCGTGCAGACCTCGATCGCCAACTCCATCTGGCACGAAGCGACGTTCCGGCCCGAAGCGGCGTTCATCGAAACAAACCGGACCTATTACGACGCGACGGTCAAGGCGCTGGATTTTGCCTCCCCTCAGTCCGTGCAAACGATCAACAACTGGGTGGCGGACAAGACCAACGACCGGATCGACGAGATCATCGATGCGATCCCACCCGAGGCGGTCATGTACCTGATCAACGCGATCTATTTCAAGGGGACGTGGACCTATCAGTTCAAGGAAGAGGCCACGCTGAACGAACCCTTTACAAACCGGGACGGGACGCAGGCGATCGCGCCGCTCATGCGGATGAAAGCCGAGGTGCCGTACCAGTCGCGCGACGCCTTCGACGCCATCGACCTCCCGTACGGCAACGGGCAATATCGCATGACCGTGGTGCTGCCGGCTTCCACCGCCTCGCTGCCCGAGCTGATCGCCGGCCTGGACGCGGATGCCTGGTCCGCGCTCGTGGACGGCTTCGCGCCGGCCGAGGTCAATGTCGTGCTCCCCCGCTTTCGCGTCGCGTATCAGCAGGCGCTCAACGACGCCCTGAAGGCGCTCGGCATGGAACGCGCGTTTGAGGGGGGCGTGGCCGATTTCTCCGGCATCGAGAAAGACCGCGGCCGCGAATTGTTTATCAGCCGCGTACTGCACAAGTCGTTCGTTGAAGTCAACGAAGAGGGCACCGAAGCCGCCGCGGTGACCGCCGTCGAAGTCGGGACGACCAGCGTAGGCCCCAACGATGGCCAGGAGATCTTCTTTCGGGCCGATCGCCCGTTCGTCTACGCGATCCGGGAGGCCCATTCGGGCGCCATCCTGTTCATCGGCACCCTGAATTCTCTGTAA
- a CDS encoding carboxypeptidase regulatory-like domain-containing protein: MRIRFHLAAALAFAFLVLPAHAQSGQGGFSVSLRQIPLDEALAYFSRLTGQAVSFDPRLVDARETYCAIEQAGAEAVLACILRAADLDYIRLSSGTYVVVPPIERQAQRGTLQGMVIDRRSGRPLADAHVYLASAEGRIGAISRDDGQFILPPLLPGRYVVMSSYVGYEDWQDTLTVHPGAGGYARIEMASEPVLFSPVIVDGIQRSLPSERLLRTEIYAGDTLSLAHTEAGAPFGMQLASLPGVRMNDVTADIHIQGGEAGDHQLKLDNVPIFLPRALPGILGPFSSIAIDRIVVHKSGFDAATGSHLAGVTEVTHTLETENTFDAQLDPLALNVRLSLATPARSRRKASFMGAFRNSIDMASRPYWLRETLNSWAQPDAFLILAPLRTIPPGASSIFEDVLAIEQDPNPTWSFRDVHAATRIWTSPLNALHVSFYSGHMKYGGALPSRLSARVQEDSTPFQPENFAESVALAVVDQYDAVTNAGQATYSAVLSAHTFLSLQARFSHHEMRHDYTLLDSLETLIPVIDAGIPPPGASDFILPTHNEADLSRILETGLEARIEHAFDRHFVTAGLSAVYDEGQMRLLLSAQADSALDFVSSVPTDQLLKNRVASTTSAWTHAAFLSDRMDLGDHGVLDAGIRLSYLPAHETAFAEPRVSLRFDWPLAGGGALAWRSAAGLYRQYLSQYDVSTFNAGTVLPSMRVWLPVDQSVQPPKAYHLAQSLRLDARNGWSVTLDGYYKWLPQSVSLNYLYIDQIGDIETNASAFRNVADQQPFLAEGKAVHAGGSAGLSYANDHWRSRIVYDYTYARRHSPQLFDDRKTTLPWVVPHRVAASLATSAIRPLILSIRWNAEWGRSWAFRQAYYDYFGQSRTLNRYPPYDLGAPDRHILKPYQQIDLSAAYIQTLGRHRLQARLELLNIANRRNEVDWRFVFDTDHFEKEARYLYPRNLSIAVRWIW, translated from the coding sequence GTGCGCATTCGATTTCACCTGGCTGCCGCCCTCGCGTTTGCGTTCCTCGTCCTGCCGGCCCACGCCCAGAGCGGCCAGGGTGGATTTTCCGTGTCCCTGCGCCAGATCCCGCTCGATGAAGCGCTCGCCTATTTCTCACGTCTGACCGGCCAGGCCGTCTCGTTCGATCCGAGGCTGGTGGATGCCCGCGAGACCTACTGCGCCATCGAACAGGCCGGAGCGGAGGCCGTGCTGGCGTGCATTCTACGGGCGGCCGACCTCGATTACATCCGCCTCTCTTCCGGCACGTATGTCGTCGTCCCGCCCATCGAGCGCCAGGCGCAACGCGGAACGCTGCAGGGTATGGTGATCGACCGCCGCAGCGGCCGGCCGCTGGCGGATGCGCACGTGTACCTCGCCAGCGCCGAAGGCCGCATCGGCGCCATCTCGCGCGACGACGGGCAGTTCATCCTTCCACCGCTGCTGCCCGGTCGGTATGTCGTGATGTCGTCGTACGTCGGGTATGAGGACTGGCAGGATACGCTCACCGTGCACCCGGGCGCCGGCGGGTACGCCCGCATCGAGATGGCGTCCGAACCGGTGCTCTTTTCGCCGGTCATCGTAGACGGCATCCAGCGGTCGCTGCCTTCCGAGCGGCTTCTGCGCACCGAAATCTACGCCGGCGACACGCTCTCCCTCGCCCACACCGAGGCCGGAGCGCCCTTCGGCATGCAGCTCGCGTCCCTCCCGGGGGTGCGGATGAACGATGTGACGGCGGACATCCACATCCAGGGCGGCGAGGCCGGCGACCATCAACTCAAGCTGGACAACGTGCCGATCTTTCTGCCGCGCGCGCTGCCCGGCATCCTGGGTCCCTTCAGCTCGATCGCCATCGACCGGATCGTCGTCCACAAGAGCGGTTTCGATGCCGCCACCGGAAGCCACCTGGCCGGCGTCACCGAGGTCACCCACACCCTGGAAACCGAAAACACCTTCGATGCGCAGCTGGACCCCCTCGCGCTCAACGTGCGCCTGAGCCTGGCCACGCCGGCCCGCAGCCGGCGGAAGGCCAGCTTCATGGGCGCCTTCCGCAACAGCATCGACATGGCCTCCCGGCCGTACTGGCTGCGCGAGACGCTCAACAGCTGGGCCCAGCCGGACGCCTTCCTCATTCTGGCTCCGCTCCGCACCATCCCCCCGGGCGCCTCCTCGATCTTCGAAGATGTCCTGGCCATCGAGCAGGACCCCAACCCGACCTGGTCGTTTCGCGACGTCCACGCCGCGACGCGCATCTGGACGAGTCCGCTCAATGCGCTGCACGTTTCGTTCTACAGCGGTCACATGAAGTATGGCGGCGCGCTGCCCTCCCGCCTGAGCGCCCGCGTTCAGGAAGACTCCACGCCGTTCCAGCCCGAAAATTTCGCCGAATCCGTCGCCCTCGCGGTGGTCGATCAGTACGATGCGGTCACGAACGCCGGCCAGGCGACCTACAGCGCCGTGTTATCCGCCCACACCTTTCTGTCGCTCCAGGCGCGGTTCAGCCACCACGAGATGCGCCACGACTACACCCTGCTGGACAGCCTGGAGACACTCATCCCGGTCATCGATGCCGGCATACCGCCGCCCGGGGCCTCCGATTTCATCCTGCCCACCCACAACGAAGCCGACCTTTCGCGCATCCTCGAGACCGGGCTCGAGGCGCGCATCGAACACGCGTTCGATCGGCACTTCGTGACGGCCGGCCTCAGCGCGGTGTACGACGAGGGCCAGATGCGCCTCCTGCTGTCCGCCCAGGCCGATAGCGCGCTGGATTTTGTGTCGTCCGTGCCCACCGACCAGCTCCTCAAGAACCGCGTGGCCTCCACGACGAGCGCCTGGACGCACGCCGCCTTCCTGTCCGATCGCATGGACCTGGGCGACCACGGCGTGCTCGACGCCGGCATCCGGCTCTCCTACCTCCCCGCGCACGAAACCGCCTTTGCCGAACCCCGGGTGTCGCTTCGTTTCGACTGGCCCCTCGCCGGGGGAGGCGCCCTGGCGTGGCGCAGCGCGGCGGGGCTCTACCGCCAGTACCTCTCGCAATACGACGTCAGCACCTTCAACGCCGGCACGGTGCTTCCCTCGATGCGGGTATGGCTTCCGGTCGACCAATCCGTGCAGCCCCCCAAGGCCTATCATCTCGCTCAATCGCTCAGGCTGGATGCCCGCAACGGCTGGTCGGTCACGCTCGACGGGTACTACAAATGGCTCCCGCAGAGCGTCTCGCTGAACTACCTCTACATCGACCAGATCGGCGACATCGAGACGAACGCGTCCGCTTTTCGGAATGTGGCCGACCAGCAGCCGTTTCTCGCGGAGGGCAAGGCCGTCCATGCCGGCGGGTCCGCCGGCCTTTCTTATGCGAACGACCACTGGCGCTCCCGCATCGTGTATGATTACACGTATGCGCGCCGGCACAGTCCGCAACTTTTTGACGACCGCAAAACCACGCTGCCCTGGGTCGTGCCGCATCGCGTAGCGGCTTCCCTCGCGACGTCCGCCATCCGGCCGCTGATTCTTTCCATCCGGTGGAACGCCGAATGGGGGCGCAGCTGGGCCTTCCGCCAGGCTTATTATGATTATTTTGGCCAGTCGCGCACGTTAAACCGGTATCCCCCGTACGACCTCGGCGCCCCCGACCGGCACATCCTGAAACCCTACCAGCAGATCGATCTCAGCGCGGCGTACATCCAGACCCTGGGCCGCCATCGACTGCAAGCCAGATTAGAATTACTTAACATTGCAAATCGTAGGAACGAAGTAGACTGGCGTTTCGTTTTCGATACAGATCACTTCGAGAAAGAGGCCCGCTACCTCTATCCCCGCAATCTCTCGATCGCCGTTCGTTGGATCTGGTAG
- a CDS encoding phosphatidylserine decarboxylase family protein, which yields MIAKEGYFIVAMAALLALVCWAIGLQMESKLRLFLFAFGALALAFTLYFFRDPQRTPPRHPDADRMILAPADGKVVEIVEETDSLYLNGPVRRLSIFLSPLNVHVNRAPVSGVVEFDRYVSGDYLVAWHPKASELNERSQLGVRHASGARVLFKQIAGAVARRIVYHIRVGDTVTAGERFGIVKFGSRMDVIVAPEVQFDVEIGQMVRAGETIIGFLPPAEPATVGGAERAAERD from the coding sequence TTGATAGCAAAAGAAGGATACTTCATCGTAGCCATGGCCGCCCTCCTGGCCCTCGTGTGCTGGGCGATCGGGTTACAAATGGAATCCAAACTCCGTTTGTTCCTTTTTGCGTTCGGCGCCCTCGCGCTGGCGTTCACCCTCTATTTCTTTCGGGACCCGCAGCGTACGCCCCCCCGGCATCCCGACGCCGACCGGATGATCCTGGCGCCGGCGGACGGGAAGGTCGTCGAGATCGTAGAAGAAACGGATTCCCTGTATCTGAACGGTCCGGTCCGGCGGCTCTCGATTTTTCTTTCGCCCCTCAACGTGCATGTCAACCGCGCGCCGGTGAGCGGGGTGGTGGAGTTCGATCGGTATGTGTCGGGCGACTATCTGGTGGCGTGGCATCCGAAGGCGAGCGAACTCAACGAACGCTCGCAGCTGGGTGTGCGCCACGCCAGCGGGGCGCGCGTGCTGTTCAAGCAGATCGCCGGCGCGGTCGCGCGGCGCATCGTGTATCACATCCGGGTGGGGGATACGGTGACGGCCGGCGAACGCTTCGGGATCGTCAAGTTCGGATCCCGGATGGATGTGATCGTCGCGCCCGAAGTGCAGTTTGATGTCGAGATCGGGCAGATGGTCCGGGCCGGCGAAACCATCATCGGGTTTCTGCCGCCCGCCGAGCCGGCTACCGTTGGCGGCGCCGAACGCGCCGCGGAGCGCGACTGA
- a CDS encoding ATP-dependent Clp protease adaptor ClpS: protein MEQPRADVAPDEEVLLEEEVEERFDTPWRVILYNDDIHTFDEVITQLVKATGCTTSQAEAHAWTVHTQGKAAVFEGTFEECFRVQGVLREIQLVTEIEG from the coding sequence ATGGAACAGCCCCGAGCCGACGTGGCGCCGGACGAGGAGGTGCTGCTCGAAGAGGAAGTCGAGGAGCGTTTCGACACGCCCTGGCGCGTCATCCTGTACAACGACGACATCCACACGTTCGACGAGGTGATCACACAGCTGGTGAAGGCGACGGGGTGCACGACCAGCCAGGCCGAGGCCCATGCCTGGACGGTACACACCCAGGGCAAGGCGGCCGTTTTCGAAGGGACGTTCGAGGAATGCTTCCGTGTCCAGGGCGTGCTGCGCGAAATCCAGCTGGTGACCGAAATCGAGGGCTGA
- a CDS encoding FecR domain-containing protein, protein MNELDHALLLRSLDEELTPEEQARLATLLQDSPAARTEHETYTRMRYAIRDAGQTTFSTGFTDAVMARIEALPAPGLRLVRPTISYPLLAMAASLLILLLFGALWWTTPRTVEAVPGERLTATLPDGSTVELNSGSTLRYRPFFARTARLVTLDGEAFFQVVSDGSPFIVQTHNARVQVLGTRFNVSTRPGLAAPETRVAVEEGRVRVDALRASSAGVELTASQETVVVADTTPPRPPASTALDVTLAWRHGGLAFQGLPLRLAADELGRRYGRHIRITPYLDDVSIGYMQPAAPSLESVLTDICASVNLAYRRTANGYEIYRP, encoded by the coding sequence ATGAACGAGCTTGACCACGCATTACTCCTGCGTTCGCTCGACGAAGAGCTGACGCCCGAAGAACAGGCCCGGCTCGCGACCCTGCTCCAGGACTCGCCGGCGGCGCGCACCGAGCACGAAACCTATACCCGTATGCGATACGCCATCCGCGATGCCGGCCAGACGACGTTCTCCACCGGTTTTACCGATGCCGTCATGGCGCGCATCGAGGCGCTGCCGGCGCCGGGGCTCCGCCTGGTTCGCCCCACCATCAGCTACCCGCTGCTGGCGATGGCGGCATCGCTGCTGATCCTGCTGCTCTTCGGCGCCCTCTGGTGGACGACGCCGCGCACCGTCGAGGCCGTGCCCGGCGAACGGCTCACCGCCACCCTGCCCGATGGCTCGACCGTCGAACTCAACAGCGGGTCCACCCTGCGGTACCGACCCTTTTTCGCCCGAACCGCGCGGCTCGTCACCCTCGACGGCGAGGCGTTTTTCCAGGTCGTATCGGACGGATCGCCCTTTATCGTCCAGACGCACAACGCCCGCGTGCAGGTGCTGGGAACGCGCTTCAACGTGTCGACCCGGCCCGGGCTTGCCGCCCCTGAAACGCGCGTCGCAGTAGAGGAAGGGCGCGTGCGCGTCGATGCCCTGCGCGCATCCAGCGCCGGCGTCGAACTCACGGCCTCCCAGGAGACCGTGGTCGTCGCGGACACCACCCCGCCCCGCCCGCCGGCATCGACCGCGCTCGATGTCACGCTGGCCTGGCGTCACGGCGGCCTCGCCTTTCAGGGGTTGCCGCTCCGGCTGGCCGCCGACGAACTTGGGCGGCGTTATGGCCGTCATATACGCATCACCCCGTACCTGGACGACGTGAGCATCGGCTACATGCAGCCGGCCGCGCCCTCCCTCGAATCGGTGCTGACCGATATCTGCGCCTCCGTCAACCTGGCCTACCGGCGCACAGCCAACGGCTACGAAATCTACCGCCCCTGA